Proteins co-encoded in one Streptomyces roseochromogenus subsp. oscitans DS 12.976 genomic window:
- a CDS encoding TetR/AcrR family transcriptional regulator, with protein sequence MSTAEETTGGEVEPWEEVTPDAARRLLVAAVEAFAERGYHATTTRDIAGRAGMSPAALYIHYKTKEELLHRISRIGHDKALDILRTAARREGTAKERLADAVSSFVRWHAGRRTTARVVQYELDALGPEARAEIVALRRQVDAEVRGIIEDGVASGEFDVLDVKGTTLAVLSLCIDVARWFTVDGPRTPEEVGALYADLVLRMVGSK encoded by the coding sequence ATGAGTACGGCGGAGGAGACGACCGGCGGCGAAGTGGAGCCGTGGGAAGAGGTCACCCCTGACGCGGCCCGGCGGCTGCTCGTCGCCGCCGTGGAGGCCTTCGCCGAGCGCGGCTACCACGCGACGACCACCCGCGACATCGCCGGCCGCGCCGGTATGAGCCCGGCCGCGCTCTACATCCACTACAAGACCAAGGAAGAGCTGCTCCACCGGATCAGCCGCATCGGCCACGACAAGGCCCTCGACATCCTGCGCACGGCGGCGCGGCGCGAGGGTACGGCGAAGGAACGGCTCGCCGACGCGGTCAGCTCCTTCGTCCGCTGGCACGCGGGGCGGCGCACCACCGCGCGGGTCGTGCAGTACGAACTCGACGCCCTCGGTCCCGAGGCCCGTGCCGAGATCGTCGCGCTGCGCCGCCAGGTCGACGCCGAGGTGCGCGGGATCATCGAGGACGGCGTGGCCTCGGGCGAGTTCGACGTCCTGGACGTCAAGGGCACCACGCTCGCCGTGCTGTCGCTGTGCATCGACGTGGCCCGCTGGTTCACCGTGGACGGCCCGCGCACCCCCGAGGAGGTCGGCGCGCTCTACGCCGACCTCGTGCTCCGGATGGTCGGGTCGAAGTAA
- a CDS encoding MaoC family dehydratase: protein MAEPRTFTSPDELKAAVGEQLGYTDWLEVDQKRIDLFAEATGDHQWIHVDPEKAAAGPFKTTIAHGYLTLSLLPLFGPQLIRVEGVRMGVNYGTNKVRFPSPVPVGSRLRATARITGVEDVTGGVQVTVAFTVEREGGDKPVCVAESVSRYYL, encoded by the coding sequence ATGGCAGAACCGAGGACCTTCACCTCCCCCGACGAGCTGAAGGCGGCCGTCGGCGAGCAGCTGGGGTACACCGACTGGCTGGAGGTCGACCAGAAGCGCATCGATCTGTTCGCCGAGGCCACCGGCGACCACCAGTGGATCCATGTGGACCCGGAGAAGGCGGCGGCGGGGCCGTTCAAGACCACCATCGCGCACGGATACCTCACGCTCTCTCTGCTCCCGCTCTTCGGCCCGCAGCTGATCCGGGTCGAGGGCGTGCGGATGGGCGTGAACTACGGCACGAACAAGGTCCGCTTCCCCTCCCCCGTCCCTGTCGGCTCCCGGCTGCGCGCCACCGCGAGGATCACCGGCGTCGAGGACGTCACCGGCGGTGTCCAGGTGACCGTCGCCTTCACCGTGGAGCGCGAGGGCGGCGACAAGCCGGTGTGCGTCGCGGAGTCGGTGTCCCGGTACTACCTCTGA
- a CDS encoding YiaA/YiaB family inner membrane protein — MSDTPVKQQSTAAFHGQAVASFAVAMSATAIGIYQLDTDAWVRGFLAIAVLYLVTSAFTLAKVIRDRQEAGQIVSRVDQARLEKLLAEHDPFEKI; from the coding sequence ATGAGTGACACACCGGTCAAACAGCAGAGCACGGCCGCGTTCCACGGACAGGCCGTCGCCTCCTTCGCGGTCGCCATGTCCGCCACCGCCATCGGCATCTACCAGCTGGACACCGACGCCTGGGTCCGGGGCTTCCTCGCGATCGCGGTCCTCTACCTCGTGACCTCCGCCTTCACCCTGGCCAAGGTGATCAGGGACCGGCAGGAGGCGGGGCAGATCGTGAGCCGGGTCGACCAGGCGCGCCTCGAGAAGCTCCTCGCCGAGCACGACCCCTTCGAGAAGATCTGA
- the soxR gene encoding redox-sensitive transcriptional activator SoxR, whose protein sequence is MPQIPEKIHELTVGQLSARSGAAVSALHFYESKGLISSRRTSGNQRRYSRDTLRRVAFVRAAQRVGIPLATIRDALAQLPEERTPTREDWARLSEMWRSELDERIRQLNRLRDHLTDCIGCGCLSLENCVLSNPDDVFGERLTGSRLLAEKR, encoded by the coding sequence GTGCCCCAGATTCCCGAGAAGATCCATGAGCTGACCGTCGGCCAGTTGTCCGCGCGCAGCGGCGCCGCGGTCTCCGCCCTGCACTTCTATGAGTCCAAGGGCCTGATCAGCAGCCGCCGCACGTCCGGCAACCAGCGACGCTACAGCCGTGACACCCTGCGGCGGGTCGCGTTCGTCCGCGCGGCACAGCGGGTGGGCATCCCGCTGGCCACGATCCGGGACGCGCTGGCGCAGCTGCCGGAGGAACGGACGCCGACGCGGGAGGACTGGGCCCGGCTGTCGGAGATGTGGCGGTCGGAGCTCGACGAACGCATCAGGCAGCTGAACCGTTTGCGCGATCACTTGACCGACTGCATCGGGTGCGGGTGTCTCTCGCTGGAGAACTGTGTGCTGTCCAACCCGGACGATGTGTTCGGTGAACGGCTCACCGGGTCACGGCTGTTGGCGGAGAAACGCTGA
- a CDS encoding aldehyde dehydrogenase family protein, with protein MKAHDGLYIDGAWRPAASTDVIEVVNPADEQVIARVPAAGALDVDTAVRAARAALPGW; from the coding sequence ATGAAGGCACACGACGGCCTGTACATCGACGGCGCCTGGCGCCCCGCCGCGAGCACGGATGTCATCGAGGTCGTGAACCCGGCCGACGAGCAGGTCATCGCCCGCGTCCCGGCGGCCGGCGCCCTGGACGTCGACACCGCCGTCCGCGCGGCCCGCGCCGCCCTGCCCGGCTGG
- a CDS encoding DMT family transporter, which produces MMNANQSRARLLATGAACVTVVLWASAFVAIRSAGEAYSPGALALGRLTAGALGLGVIWTIRREGLPPRAAWRGILLSGVLWFGLYMVVLNWGEQQVDAGTAALVVNVGPLLIALLGARLLGDPMPPRLLAGMAVSFAGAVTVGLSMSGGGGNSVLGVALCLLAAVAYAGGVVAQKPALGHGSALQVTTFGCLVGAVGCLPFAGQLVHQAAHAPLSATLNMLYLGVFPTALAFTTWAYALARSTASRMGATTYAVPALVVLMSWLVLGEVPGVLTMAGGVLCLAGVAVSRSRARGGRVVRVAADARPRPDKVR; this is translated from the coding sequence ATGATGAACGCCAACCAAAGCCGGGCCCGCCTGCTCGCGACCGGCGCTGCCTGCGTGACCGTCGTCCTCTGGGCCTCCGCCTTCGTGGCGATCCGGAGTGCGGGCGAGGCCTACTCCCCCGGTGCGCTGGCCCTGGGGCGGTTGACGGCGGGAGCCCTCGGCCTCGGGGTCATCTGGACGATACGGAGGGAAGGGCTGCCTCCCAGGGCGGCCTGGCGGGGGATTCTGCTGTCCGGAGTGTTGTGGTTCGGGCTCTACATGGTCGTCCTGAACTGGGGTGAGCAGCAGGTGGACGCGGGGACGGCGGCGCTCGTCGTGAATGTCGGGCCGTTGCTGATCGCCCTGCTCGGAGCCCGGCTGCTGGGCGATCCGATGCCGCCGCGGCTGCTGGCGGGCATGGCCGTGTCGTTCGCCGGTGCGGTGACCGTCGGGCTGTCGATGTCCGGCGGCGGGGGCAACTCCGTGCTCGGTGTGGCGCTGTGTCTGCTCGCCGCGGTGGCGTACGCCGGCGGGGTCGTCGCGCAGAAGCCCGCCCTGGGGCACGGAAGCGCGTTGCAGGTGACGACGTTCGGGTGTCTGGTCGGTGCGGTGGGCTGTCTGCCGTTCGCCGGGCAGCTGGTGCACCAGGCGGCCCATGCGCCCCTGTCCGCCACCCTCAACATGCTCTACCTGGGCGTCTTTCCGACCGCGCTCGCGTTCACGACCTGGGCCTACGCCCTCGCCCGCAGCACGGCCAGCCGGATGGGCGCGACGACGTACGCCGTGCCCGCGCTGGTGGTGCTGATGTCCTGGCTGGTGCTCGGTGAGGTGCCGGGGGTGCTCACGATGGCCGGCGGTGTGCTGTGTCTCGCCGGTGTGGCCGTGTCGCGGTCCCGGGCCCGCGGGGGCCGCGTGGTCCGGGTCGCGGCCGACGCACGGCCGCGACCCGATAAGGTGCGCTGA
- a CDS encoding acyl-CoA dehydrogenase family protein encodes MNLELSEEQAAVRQLARAFVEREIAPHVVEWDRGEEVDRGIVKKLGEVGFLGLTVAEEYGGSGGDHLAYCLVTEELGRGDSSVRGIVSVSLGLVAKTIAAWGDEEQKRRWLPGLTAGEYVGCFGLTEPGTGSDAGNLTTRAVRDGDRYVIDGTKMFITNGTWADVVLLFARTTDAPGHNGVSAFLVPTDTPGLTRRTIHGKLGLRGQATAELVFEDVRVPASALLGAEGKGFSVAMSALAKGRMSVAAGCVGIAQAALDAAVRYAGEREQFGKPIAQHQLVQELISDIAVDVDAARLLTWRVADLIDRGQPFAVESSKAKLFASEAAVRAANNALQVFGGYGYIDEYPAGKLLRDARVMTLYEGTSQIQKLLIGRALTGVSAF; translated from the coding sequence GTGAACCTGGAGCTGAGCGAGGAGCAGGCCGCCGTACGGCAGCTCGCCCGGGCCTTCGTGGAGCGCGAGATCGCCCCGCACGTCGTGGAGTGGGACCGGGGTGAGGAGGTCGACCGGGGGATCGTGAAGAAGCTCGGCGAGGTCGGCTTCCTCGGGCTGACCGTCGCCGAGGAGTACGGCGGCTCGGGCGGCGACCATCTCGCGTACTGCCTGGTCACCGAGGAGCTTGGGCGTGGCGACTCCTCCGTCCGCGGCATCGTTTCCGTGTCCCTCGGGCTCGTCGCCAAGACGATCGCCGCCTGGGGGGACGAGGAGCAGAAGCGGCGCTGGCTGCCGGGGCTGACGGCGGGCGAATACGTCGGCTGCTTCGGCCTCACCGAGCCCGGCACCGGCTCCGACGCGGGCAACCTCACCACCCGTGCCGTACGCGACGGTGACCGCTACGTCATCGACGGTACGAAGATGTTCATCACGAACGGGACCTGGGCGGACGTCGTGCTGCTCTTCGCCCGCACCACGGATGCCCCCGGCCACAACGGGGTCAGCGCGTTCCTCGTACCCACCGACACCCCCGGCCTGACCCGCCGCACCATCCACGGCAAGCTGGGCCTGCGCGGCCAGGCCACCGCCGAACTCGTCTTCGAGGACGTGCGGGTGCCCGCGTCGGCGCTGCTGGGCGCGGAGGGCAAGGGCTTCTCGGTAGCCATGTCCGCGCTGGCCAAGGGGCGGATGTCGGTGGCCGCGGGCTGCGTCGGCATAGCCCAGGCCGCGCTGGACGCGGCTGTGCGGTACGCCGGTGAGCGTGAGCAGTTCGGCAAGCCGATCGCCCAGCACCAGCTGGTGCAGGAGCTGATCAGCGACATCGCCGTCGACGTGGACGCGGCCCGGCTGCTCACCTGGCGGGTCGCCGATCTGATCGACCGCGGGCAGCCGTTCGCCGTCGAGTCCTCCAAGGCCAAGCTGTTCGCCTCCGAGGCCGCCGTCCGTGCCGCCAACAACGCCCTCCAGGTCTTCGGCGGCTACGGCTACATCGACGAGTACCCGGCCGGCAAACTCCTGCGCGACGCCCGCGTGATGACCCTCTACGAGGGCACCAGCCAGATCCAGAAACTGCTCATCGGCCGTGCCCTGACCGGGGTTTCGGCGTTCTGA
- a CDS encoding ArsR/SmtB family transcription factor — MTAKDSRAAGLAALASLLADETRAACLLALLDGRAWTAGELARHAGVAASTLSEHLGKLVAGGLLAEERQGRHRYVRLADARAAGLVEELAAQVPAAGVRPRSLRESSARSAMARGRTCYDHLAGRLGMALTDAMTLRGLLRQDTGFALTDAGVEWFGTAGIPLEVSSRRPLARACLDWTERRPHLAGAAGAALCRHALDTGWCVRIGSDRAVKVTPSGERELSALLGITAEALR, encoded by the coding sequence ATGACCGCGAAGGACTCCCGGGCCGCCGGTCTCGCCGCGCTCGCCTCCCTGCTGGCCGACGAGACGCGGGCCGCGTGCCTGCTGGCGCTGCTAGACGGGCGGGCCTGGACCGCCGGTGAGCTGGCCCGGCACGCCGGGGTCGCCGCCTCGACGCTCAGCGAGCACCTGGGCAAGCTGGTGGCCGGGGGCCTGCTGGCGGAGGAACGGCAGGGCCGCCATCGGTATGTGCGGCTGGCCGACGCGCGTGCGGCGGGGCTGGTCGAGGAACTCGCCGCGCAGGTGCCTGCGGCGGGTGTACGGCCACGTTCACTGAGGGAGTCGAGCGCGAGGTCCGCGATGGCTCGGGGGCGTACCTGTTACGACCATCTCGCGGGGCGCCTCGGAATGGCGCTCACGGACGCGATGACCCTCCGGGGGTTGCTGCGGCAGGACACGGGGTTCGCGCTCACGGATGCGGGTGTGGAGTGGTTCGGTACGGCGGGGATTCCCCTTGAGGTGTCGAGCCGACGGCCGCTGGCCCGGGCGTGCCTCGACTGGACCGAGCGGCGGCCTCATCTCGCGGGTGCGGCGGGGGCCGCGTTGTGCCGGCATGCGCTGGATACGGGGTGGTGTGTCCGGATCGGCTCGGATCGGGCGGTGAAGGTGACTCCGTCGGGGGAGCGGGAGTTGTCGGCCCTGTTGGGGATCACTGCGGAGGCGTTGCGCTGA
- a CDS encoding TetR/AcrR family transcriptional regulator produces MARPRKPLLSTDRIVETARDLVDREGLAAVSTRRLAAELGVSGPSLYNHFRTKDEILEVVADSVSGLVDLSMFEDGRDWRTALHDWAVSYRAALRDHPNIVPVLARGPGRRPAALRLADAVYGAMVDAGWPPAQATSIGALMRYFIMGSALGSFAGGFVDDASAYDPADYPHLGQAHLLAEQQEKIDERAFETGLTALLDGLAQQYEQVRESAQR; encoded by the coding sequence ATGGCCCGACCACGCAAGCCCCTCCTCAGCACCGACCGGATCGTCGAGACGGCCCGGGACCTCGTGGACCGGGAGGGTCTGGCAGCCGTGTCCACCCGCCGGCTCGCCGCCGAGCTGGGGGTGAGCGGGCCCTCGCTCTACAACCACTTCCGTACCAAGGACGAGATCCTGGAGGTGGTCGCCGACTCGGTGAGCGGGCTGGTCGATCTGTCGATGTTCGAGGACGGCCGCGACTGGCGGACCGCGCTGCACGACTGGGCCGTCTCCTACCGGGCCGCCCTGCGCGACCACCCGAACATCGTCCCGGTGCTGGCCAGGGGCCCGGGGCGCCGACCGGCCGCACTGCGACTGGCCGACGCGGTGTACGGCGCGATGGTCGACGCCGGCTGGCCGCCCGCCCAGGCGACCTCCATCGGCGCGCTGATGCGGTACTTCATCATGGGTTCCGCGCTCGGTTCGTTCGCCGGCGGCTTCGTGGACGACGCGAGCGCCTACGACCCCGCCGACTATCCGCACCTCGGCCAGGCCCATCTGCTCGCCGAGCAGCAGGAGAAGATCGACGAGCGGGCCTTCGAGACGGGGCTGACGGCACTGCTGGACGGCTTGGCCCAGCAGTACGAGCAGGTACGGGAGAGCGCGCAGCGATAA
- a CDS encoding ABC transporter ATP-binding protein: protein MTRAISLHDVSKSYTRGPRVVDRLSLDIAPGEFLVLLGPSGCGKSTVLRMIAGLEDIDEGELLLDGEYANDWQPAERHLAMVFQNFALYPSMTSRDNIGFPLRIEDPGADPAPRVTATARMLGIEDLLDRFPSELSGGERQRVAMGRAIARHPSAFLMDEPLSNLDAKLRNRLRAEISQLTRELGVTTVYVTHDQAEAMSLGDRVAVLRGGVLQQVGTPREVYALPRNVFVAAFIGIPRINLLCGLVRAPLDGAMTISLGKQALRLPEPLCLDHQLLRVQQGREVIVGLRSEAVRIARHSSARPGEVAITGLVEHVEFQGHEILVHFTTGSRPAVVPDLEAPRPADRPPRRRRREGPTVLDRLRERAGAWRAGPVVVLAHPGDAEPGDTPPEGRLPGDLVVRTTPDLRLRHGMQVPLLVDLAHLFVFDQQGDRICPSPDRLPDLDE, encoded by the coding sequence ATGACACGCGCCATCTCACTGCACGACGTGAGCAAGTCCTACACACGCGGCCCGCGCGTGGTCGACCGGCTCTCGCTGGACATCGCGCCCGGGGAGTTTCTGGTCCTGCTCGGCCCGTCCGGCTGCGGCAAGTCCACCGTGCTGCGGATGATCGCCGGCCTGGAGGACATCGACGAGGGCGAGCTGCTGCTCGACGGCGAGTACGCCAACGACTGGCAGCCCGCCGAGCGGCATCTCGCCATGGTCTTCCAGAACTTCGCCCTCTACCCGAGCATGACGAGCCGCGACAACATCGGCTTCCCGCTGCGTATCGAGGACCCCGGCGCCGACCCCGCCCCGCGCGTCACCGCCACCGCCCGCATGCTGGGCATCGAGGACCTCCTCGACCGCTTCCCGAGCGAGCTCTCCGGCGGCGAGCGCCAGCGGGTCGCCATGGGCCGGGCCATCGCCCGGCACCCCTCGGCGTTCCTGATGGACGAGCCGCTGTCCAACCTCGACGCCAAGCTGCGCAACCGTCTGCGCGCCGAAATATCCCAGCTCACCCGCGAGCTGGGGGTCACCACGGTGTACGTCACCCATGACCAGGCCGAGGCGATGTCCCTCGGTGACCGGGTCGCCGTGCTGCGCGGCGGAGTGCTCCAGCAGGTCGGCACCCCGCGCGAGGTCTACGCACTGCCCCGCAACGTCTTCGTCGCCGCCTTCATCGGCATCCCGCGCATCAACCTGCTGTGCGGTCTGGTCCGCGCCCCGCTGGACGGCGCCATGACCATCAGCCTGGGCAAACAGGCCCTGCGGCTGCCCGAACCCCTCTGCCTGGACCACCAGTTACTGCGGGTGCAGCAGGGCCGCGAGGTGATCGTGGGGCTGCGCTCGGAGGCGGTGCGCATCGCCAGACATAGCTCCGCCCGGCCGGGCGAGGTGGCGATCACCGGGCTCGTGGAGCATGTGGAGTTCCAGGGCCACGAGATCCTCGTCCACTTCACCACCGGCTCCCGCCCCGCCGTCGTACCCGATCTGGAGGCGCCGCGCCCGGCGGACCGGCCGCCGCGACGGCGGCGCAGAGAGGGCCCGACCGTGCTGGACCGGCTGCGGGAGCGGGCCGGTGCGTGGCGTGCCGGGCCGGTGGTGGTGCTCGCGCACCCCGGGGACGCCGAGCCGGGGGACACGCCCCCGGAGGGCCGGCTCCCCGGCGACCTGGTGGTCCGCACCACCCCCGACCTCCGGCTGCGCCACGGCATGCAGGTCCCGCTCCTGGTCGACCTCGCCCATCTCTTCGTCTTCGACCAGCAGGGCGACCGCATCTGCCCGTCCCCCGACCGGCTGCCCGACCTGGATGAGTGA
- a CDS encoding aldehyde dehydrogenase family protein, with amino-acid sequence PQFSQAVHAAVPIAVAASYAELAATHPFEEKVGNSTVLHEPVGVVGAITPWNYPLHQIVAKAAPALAAGCTVVLKPAEDTPLTAQLFAEAVDAAGVPAGVFNLVTGLGPVAGQALAEHPGVDLVSFTGSTAVGRQIGAVAGAAVKKVALELGGKSANVILPSADLAKAVNVGVANVMSNSGQTCSAWTRMLVHRDRYDEAVELARTAAAKYGDRIGPVVSAEQQARVRGYIEQGIAEGARLVAGGPESPREKGYFISPTVFADVTPGMTIAQEEIFGPVLTILRYEDEEDALRIANGTVYGLAGAVWAADEAEAVAFARRMDTGQVDINGGRFNPLAPFGGYKQSGVGRELGAHGLTEYLQTKSLQF; translated from the coding sequence CCGCAGTTCTCCCAGGCCGTGCACGCGGCCGTGCCGATCGCGGTCGCTGCCTCCTACGCCGAGCTGGCCGCCACCCACCCCTTCGAGGAGAAGGTCGGCAACTCCACCGTCCTGCACGAGCCGGTCGGCGTGGTCGGCGCGATCACCCCCTGGAACTACCCGCTCCACCAGATCGTCGCCAAGGCCGCCCCGGCGCTCGCCGCGGGCTGCACGGTCGTCCTCAAGCCCGCCGAGGACACCCCGCTCACCGCCCAGCTCTTCGCCGAGGCCGTCGACGCGGCGGGCGTACCGGCCGGCGTGTTCAACCTGGTCACCGGCCTCGGCCCGGTCGCCGGCCAGGCCCTTGCCGAGCACCCCGGCGTCGACCTGGTCTCCTTCACCGGCTCCACGGCGGTCGGCAGGCAGATCGGCGCGGTGGCCGGTGCGGCCGTCAAGAAGGTGGCTCTCGAACTCGGCGGCAAGTCCGCCAACGTCATCCTGCCGAGCGCCGACCTCGCCAAGGCGGTCAACGTCGGCGTCGCCAACGTGATGTCCAACTCCGGCCAGACGTGCAGTGCCTGGACCCGCATGCTGGTCCACCGCGACCGGTACGACGAGGCCGTCGAGCTGGCCCGGACGGCGGCCGCCAAGTACGGCGACCGGATCGGCCCGGTGGTCAGCGCCGAACAGCAGGCCCGGGTGCGCGGCTACATCGAGCAGGGCATCGCCGAGGGCGCCCGCCTCGTCGCAGGCGGCCCCGAATCCCCCCGCGAGAAGGGCTACTTCATCAGCCCGACCGTCTTCGCCGACGTGACGCCCGGAATGACCATCGCCCAGGAGGAGATCTTCGGCCCGGTCCTGACCATCCTGCGCTACGAGGACGAGGAGGACGCCCTGCGCATCGCCAACGGCACGGTGTACGGCCTCGCCGGCGCCGTCTGGGCCGCCGACGAGGCGGAGGCCGTCGCCTTCGCACGCCGTATGGACACCGGCCAGGTGGATATCAACGGCGGCCGGTTCAACCCCCTCGCCCCCTTCGGCGGCTACAAGCAGTCCGGAGTGGGCCGCGAACTGGGCGCGCACGGACTCACCGAGTACCTCCAGACCAAGTCCCTCCAGTTCTAA
- a CDS encoding class F sortase, producing MAPRRRSRRPWHRTRAYRLTRTALLVTVLVTVGHRCGGWHVGPRKAGDPNAVAAAGGPGASEEESCEAPTGPPPPPLPRSRPTSFRIPSLGIDAPIAALGLDQQRELETPPVDQPRLVGWYEGGPTPGEPGTAIAVGHRDTLTGPAVFAGLAQVKPCKVIEVTRADGQTAVYTVDRMKVYDKAGFPDKEVYGPVRRPELRVLTCGGLYSRRTGYTSNVVVFAHLSATK from the coding sequence ATGGCGCCGCGTAGGCGCAGCCGCAGGCCCTGGCACCGGACTCGCGCCTACCGCCTCACCAGGACGGCCCTGCTGGTGACCGTCCTGGTGACGGTGGGGCACCGGTGCGGGGGCTGGCATGTCGGGCCTCGCAAGGCGGGGGACCCCAACGCGGTCGCCGCCGCCGGCGGACCGGGCGCGAGCGAGGAGGAATCCTGCGAGGCCCCAACCGGCCCCCCGCCCCCGCCGCTGCCCCGGTCCCGGCCGACGTCCTTCCGCATCCCCTCCCTGGGTATCGACGCCCCGATCGCGGCCCTCGGGCTCGACCAGCAACGAGAGCTGGAGACCCCGCCCGTCGACCAGCCCAGACTGGTCGGCTGGTACGAGGGCGGCCCCACACCGGGCGAGCCCGGTACCGCGATCGCCGTCGGCCACCGGGACACCCTGACCGGCCCGGCCGTCTTCGCCGGGCTCGCCCAGGTCAAACCCTGCAAGGTCATCGAGGTCACGCGCGCCGACGGCCAGACCGCCGTCTACACCGTGGACCGGATGAAGGTCTACGACAAGGCGGGCTTCCCGGACAAGGAGGTCTACGGCCCGGTCCGGCGACCGGAACTGCGCGTGCTGACCTGCGGCGGCCTCTACAGCCGACGCACGGGCTACACCAGCAACGTGGTGGTCTTCGCCCACCTGTCCGCGACCAAGTGA
- a CDS encoding Zn-dependent alcohol dehydrogenase, translated as MAVRAAVLPAIGAPLEITGIDLPDPGPGQVRVRLAAAGVCHSDLSLSNGTMRVPVPAVLGHEGAGTVVAVGEGVTHVAEGSPVVLNWAPSCGSCHACALGEVWLCANALNGAADVYARTTDGTGLHPGLNVAAFAEETVVPASCALPLPEGVPLVDAALLGCAVLTGYGAVHHSAKVRAGETVAVFGAGGVGLATLQSARIAGASRIIAVDVSPEKEELARAAGATDYVLASDTTPREIRALTGKQGVDVSIECVGRAVSIRAAWDSTRRGGRTTVVGIGGKDQEVTFNALEIFHWGRTLSGCVYGNTDPARDLPVLAELVREGRLDLSALVTERIALEGIPAAFENMLAGKGGRALVVF; from the coding sequence ATGGCCGTACGAGCCGCCGTCCTGCCCGCCATCGGTGCCCCCCTGGAGATCACCGGTATCGACCTGCCCGACCCGGGCCCCGGCCAGGTCCGGGTCCGCCTCGCCGCCGCCGGTGTCTGCCACTCCGACCTGTCCCTGTCCAACGGCACCATGCGCGTCCCGGTCCCGGCCGTCCTCGGCCACGAGGGCGCGGGCACGGTCGTGGCAGTCGGGGAGGGCGTCACCCACGTCGCCGAAGGCAGCCCTGTCGTCCTCAACTGGGCACCGTCCTGCGGCAGTTGCCACGCCTGCGCACTCGGCGAGGTCTGGCTGTGCGCCAACGCCCTGAACGGCGCCGCCGACGTCTACGCCCGCACCACCGACGGCACCGGCCTCCACCCCGGCCTGAACGTGGCCGCGTTCGCCGAGGAGACGGTGGTGCCGGCGTCCTGTGCGCTTCCCCTCCCCGAGGGCGTCCCCCTGGTGGACGCCGCCCTCCTCGGCTGCGCCGTCCTCACCGGCTACGGCGCCGTCCACCACTCGGCCAAGGTCCGCGCGGGCGAGACGGTGGCCGTCTTCGGCGCCGGCGGAGTAGGCCTCGCCACCCTCCAGTCGGCCCGTATCGCGGGCGCGTCCCGGATCATCGCCGTAGATGTGTCGCCGGAGAAGGAAGAGCTGGCACGGGCGGCCGGCGCGACCGACTACGTCCTCGCCTCCGACACCACCCCCCGGGAGATCCGCGCCCTCACCGGCAAACAGGGCGTCGACGTCTCGATCGAGTGCGTGGGCCGCGCGGTGTCGATCCGCGCGGCCTGGGACTCCACCCGCCGGGGCGGCCGCACGACGGTCGTCGGCATCGGCGGCAAGGACCAGGAGGTCACCTTCAACGCCCTGGAGATCTTCCACTGGGGCCGCACCCTGTCCGGCTGCGTCTACGGCAACACGGACCCGGCCCGCGACCTGCCCGTCCTCGCCGAACTCGTACGCGAGGGCCGCCTGGACCTCTCCGCGCTGGTCACGGAACGCATCGCCCTGGAAGGCATCCCGGCGGCCTTCGAGAACATGCTCGCGGGCAAGGGCGGCCGGGCGCTGGTGGTGTTCTGA